Genomic DNA from Luteolibacter arcticus:
GACGAGAGTGCTGGGAGTATCTTGTAGGATGGCATTCCCGACCAGAAACTACGTCCTTGCATGCCTTCATGCTCCGCATCGATTCGCGATCCCCACGTCTCAATTTTACTTCTTTGGAACCGTTGCCCGAAGCGCCCATTGACGCGAATCCGCAGGATATGCGCAGCATCGGCTCGCAAACGGTTAGATGCCTTCGGCATGACAAGCAAAGGTAGCCGCGTCTCAAGCCACTACCATGAACACCACTTCAACGGCTCCCTTGATCTCCCTGCTGCTCGCATCCGCTCCTCTGATGGCCGGGACCATTGTTACCTCCCCATCCTCCCCCTTGGTGACGAGCACCGGCTTCGAAAACGCGCGCCGTCCAATCTCCAATCCCACCTTGTTCGATCTCGCGCTGCCGACAACCAATGTCCACGCGATCGCGATCTACCAGCGCTTGCCTGACTTCGTAAACACGACGGCAGGCCCGCTGCCAATGGGTGGCGATGTGCAGGTCTATGCGTTGCAATTTGAGATCGCGTTGAACGAACGGCTTTCCGTCGTCGCCACCAAGGACGGTTACGTTGACATCAATCCGGATACGGAGCCGTTGTGGTCGAACGAGTCTGGCTTCGCGAACATCGCCGCAGGGCTCAAGTACGCCTTCGTGTATGACGAAGCGCGCGCGACCGCGCTCAGCGGAACCGTGACTTTCGAGTTTCCCACGGGGAACCACGACGTCTTCCAAGGCGAAGGCGATGGAGCTGCAAACCTGATCGTTTCCGGTTTGAAGCTTTGGGACGACTTCGAGCTGGCTGGCGGCGCGGGCTTGCACCTTCCATTCGATGGCCAGATGGCCACCACTTCCTTCGTTAGCGCCCACGCGAGCTATGAGACCTGCCGCTGGTTTATCCCTTTGATCGAATTCAACTGGCATCACGTCTTGGAAGCCGGCAACGGTCGCTCCAATTTCTTCGCCCAAGCGGGCGGCGGCGTGCCGGTGGTCGCGACCTTCGAAGGTTCAGATCTCCTCAACTTTGGAGCCTCGAATGCCTCCCAAAACCGCGATTTCGTCACCGCCGCGATCGGCTTCCGCTCACGACTCACCGCGGACCTTGATGCGGGGCTGGCCTATGAAATCCCTCTTACCAGCAAAGAAGACGGCGTCATGGAAGACCGGATCACCTTGGATCTTCTCTGGCGCTTCTAGGAACTCGCCAGCTAGCGCTCAGGAATCGCCGCTGATCTGGCGTACCTCTCCTGAACGAACCACCCCAATTTGCCATGAAATCCGATACACTCATCGCACCGGCCTTCCTCTTCGAGTTGCTTTCGAGCGGGTGCATCGGGCCACGCGTACCCGTGACCACTTTCACCGCAAGTTGGTAACGCCTCCGCATCGGGAGTGAGATCCTCCCGGCGCGGATCTGCTCTTCACGGCGACGGCATTTGCAAGCCAGCCGTGGCCAGGTGGTCCAGGATTCAGAACCAACGGACCGCACCTCATTCGAGCCGCAGATAGGCAACGTAGCGGGCCAAGGCGACGATCTGGGCGTCGTCGAGCGTCTCATGTCCCGGCATGTCGGTGCCTGGCACTCCGAACTTGATGGTGCGGGCGAGGCGGTTCTCGAGGTCGAGTCCGGAGGACGTCCAGGGGAAGGGTCCCCGATCGAGGTCAGTGGGACGCTTCACGAGAGCGGCCGCGAACTTGCCATCGCCGTGGCCAACCGGTCCGTGACAGGCCGCGCAATGATTCAGAAATAGCGGCGCACCTTCGGGAATGGGGCCCTTGGGCTTCGGTGTCCACGTCAGTGCGGCGACCGCATGCGATGAAGCGGCTTCCGCGGAGACATCCCGGAGAAAGGCAATGAGATCGTCACCACGTGCATCGTTGAAAAGATGGGCATAGATGGGCATCGGCGATCTCGGTGCGAAATCCCGCGGGTTGAGGAAGTGGAGCTTGAGCCATGCCACGGAGCGGCGGGCTCCGACGTTTGTTAGATCGGGTCCTTGGCGTCGGTTGCCGATGAGAACGGGCTTCTCCGCCAGCACTCCTGTCAGGTCGGAAGCCGGGCCCCAGGGGAGTTCATCGGGCGAGCCCGGCCGCACGTAGCGCGAGTGGCAGTGGATGCAGCCTTCCGCGATATAGACGGCACGCCCGTTCGCGACCACCGTGGGCTGAGGCCGCGGTGCGGAGGGTTGGAAGCGGGCGAGGAAGATGACGGCGACTGCCGCTCCTGCCATAGGCCATTGTTGCCGGCGTAGCAGCAGCGCGCCGAGCACCACCGATCCTGCCACAAGGACGAAGGACGCCGGCACATGATGGAGCGACTGCGCCATGCCGATTCCATTGGCGGACCCGAACCACCCGGCGACCGCATACAGCCAAGCCGCACGGCGGGCGATGGTGCGGGGCTCGGCAGAGGGCGAGAAAAAGCCGGGCCACGCAACGAGCGCCGCGGAATAGAGCGACACACCGGCCGGATAGATCCACCCGGCCAAACCACGGGTCGCGGGATTGTCTACAGCGAAGGCCGCTGCTGCCAGGATCACCCACGCGATGGCAAGCAGCACGGAGAAGCCGCGTCGCAAGGTGAGCCCGGCGAGCACCGCGGCGGCGACGTGCACGGCGGCGTTTCGCCACAGCAAGGGCTCGCCCCATGTGGCGGACTTCAGGTCTCGTTCGTGCTGGATGACGAAGAAGGCCGCCGAATCGAGCCACACCAGCGCGGTGAAAGCGGCGATCACGGCGATCATTCCATGGCGCGCTGGTACGTTTCCGCTGAGCGAAAAGATCGCGGCCCTCCGGGGAACCAACGCCGCGCCAAGGAGCGCGAAGACCGCGCCGAAAGCCGCCTGCTGCACGGGGCTGGCGAGGAAGACCGGCGGAAAATTGCAGAGCGCATAGCCGACGCCGGTGCCGAGTCCCACCCAGGCGAGGCCACACCATCGGGGTAGCAGCGGGGCCAGCGAGACGGTCATCGTGCCGATCGCCGCACCCGTTAGCAGCGAGACGCAGAGAGCCGCGGGCATGGATGCCGCCCAGGACGACGCCGCCGCGGAGATGGCAGCGGCGACAAAGGCGGCCTGAAGTACGGCAGGCGTGGTATTTCGTCGAGCCGTGAAAAAGCCGGCCGCGATGCCCGCCAGAGCCATGGTTCCCAGCGCGATCTTCTCCGTCGTGGGAGTTCCACCAGCCGCCCGCATCAGCTCGACCCACGCGAACTGGGCGAAGATCAGGAAATGCGCATAGACCATTGCCACCACACCGGCGGCACGCAGCGGCAGCCTTACGCCCGCCAGCAACCCGCCCTCAGCCCGATCGCCTGAACCGCGGCCACCGCGGCGTCGGTCGCCGCCACCACCCACCAGGCTGCCGGTAGCGCGCCGGTCGCGATGTTGACGGCGAGAAACACGGCGACCGCCGCGCGAACGATCGCCGTGGTCGTCCATACGGCTTCCGCGGTCGTCCCTTTCCGCAAGCACAGCGCGTAGCACAGCCCCGTGGACAGAACGAAGGCTCCGATCCACCCCATGAAGACCTCCGCTCCCGCAGGCAGGGGCGGGAGCGAGAGCAAACTCATCACCAGCGACGGTGTCAGGATCAGCAAAAGTCCCGTCGCGGCGTCCATCCCGCCGACGGCCAGGCTCAATGGCAAGGCGATTCGTTTCATGAGTGAGAGGGAAAGGTTCGGGACGCCACGAGATCCACCAGTGGATTGATGCGCCGAACATGACCAGGCCACATAGCGCGCGCACGACGAAGGCCACGGTCCGCCATGGCGGTGCCTCTGCCATCCACGCCACGCCGGCGCTCTCCGCCCACCCGGTGGCGGCAAGTACGACGACCATGGTAAGTGCGGCGATATTCCATGCGATGGCCGAGGAAAGGCCGCCAAAGCGGTTTCCCGTCAGCCGAAGCAGCAGCGCACAAAAGGAGGTGGTGAAGCCGGCCATGGCCAGATGCGAGTGGGCGACCAGACCGTGGGTGAATTTCATTCGGTCCAGAATGCCGGGCAGGAATGCTACCCACGCCGAGACCACCAGCAGCGCCCACCACAGCAGCGTGGCGACGCGCCAGCCATGGGGCCTTTCCGGCCAGCGAAAGGTCCGCCAATCGCGCAGCACCAGCCAGGGCCACGGTAGCAGCAGGCCGAGGGCGATGATCTGAAGCGGATCATGATGGCTGCCGCCGATGGCCTCCGCCACGATGAAAGTGATCCAGCAGGCACCGAAGTACACGAGCGTCTTCCATGGTGCGCCGGGGTGCTTCACATCCAGGCGGCAGGCGCGAGGCAAGAGCATCAGCAGGCCCACCACCAGCAGCGTGGAACCCAACAGGCTCGCGCCCGTGGGTCCGCCGCTACCCGGATTGACCGGCGGATAGACAGCGGGGGAACTCGCCTGGATCATGCCCCACGGGACGAGGGCCAGCGCGGCGAGCCCGGCAAGCGTCGAGCGCGCCTTCACGCGACTCCACGCCTCGCGATGTCTCCACCAGCCGAGGACGAGGACGCACCAGAGGAACACCAGCGCGCCGGTGAAGGCCAGCAGCGGCCCGCCCTTCCAATCGAGGAAGATCTTGCCGGAGGTGATCCCACCGAGCCACGACCACGTGCCGGCGGCGAGAGCCGCGGTCCACGCCCATGTGGCGGCCGAGCCCCATCTCCGAGGTACATCGTAGATCGCCAGCAGCCAGCCGACCAGCGGCAGCGCGGTCCAACCGTAAAGCTGGAGATTCAGGTGAACCGGCATCCAGCGACCGTAGGTCCACTCGCCGTGATTCAGCCCGGGGAAAAGCAGTAGCAGCGAAAGCCACAGGCCGGCGGCATTCCCCGCCACCAGCCAGCCGAGCGCGTGTCGTCCCGCATTCATTCAGGCGGCATCCAGGATGTGGCCGTCTCGCATCCGCAAGACCCGGTCACAGCGCTTCGCGAGGTCCAGGTCATGGGTCGCCATCACCAGCGTGCGACCTTTCGAGCGGACGAGGTCGAGCAGGATTGCGAAGACCTTCTCGCGATTCGCCTCGTCGAGCGCGCCGGTCGGCTCGTCGCCTAGCAGAAGCTCGGGCTCGTTCATCAGCGAGCGCACCAGTGCGCCGCGCTGGCGCTCGCCGCCGGAGAGTTCGCGCACCCGTTGCTTCAGACAGTGGGAGACGCCGGTGGCTTCCGCGAGTTCATGCAGCAGTCGCATCGCATCGTCCCGTTTGCCACCTGCAGCGATGACGGGGACGAAACAGTTCTCCTCCAAGGTAAGATCCGGCATCAGGTGATGGAGCTGGAATACGAAGCCCACCTTGTGGCGCAGCAGATCCACGCGTTCGCGCTCGCTGCCCACCATTCGGCCGGCAGTCCGCACACTGCCGCTCTCGGGATACTCGAGGCCTGCGATCACATTGAGCAGCGTGGACTTCCCGCAGCCGGAGGTGCCGCACAGGGCGACGGTCTCACCGCGGCGGACCCGCAGGTCCACGCCCCTCAGCACCTCGATCCGGCCGCGGTCGAAGCTCTTCCATACGTCGTGAATTTCCACCATGTCGGGGTCTCCTTTCATTCAAATCTGAGTGCTTGTGCCGGGTTCAGGCGTGCGGCGTACCACGCGGGGTAAAGGGCTCCCGCCAACGCGGTGCCGAGTGCGAGCACCGCTGCCGCCACGATCTCCTGCCAGCCGATATTCGGCTCGATGTAGCCTTGTAGCTGCGGAATCGCCCGCAAGAGTCGAAGACCGCCCAAGCTGAGCAGCCAACCCCCGGCGATGCCGAAGGCGCAGACGGCGAGCGACTCGCCGAAGATCATGCCAGCCACTTGAGCACGGGAAAATCCGCACACCCTGGCGATGGCGATTTCCTTGATGCGACTGAAGACCGAAAGGATCATCGTGTTCGTCACGCTCAGTCCTCCTAACAAGAATGCGCAGCCGCCGACTACCCAAGCGGTGGTTTTCAGAATCTTGAACTGCGAGTAGCTGCGGCTGAATTCCTCGTTTTCCAGCGCTGTCATGCGCGGGTATTCTTCTTCGATCCACTCTTTCACCTCGGATGAATCGTGGCCGCCGGCAAGCGCCACGGTGATCACCGAAGAGCCTCCTTCCTTGTGAAAAGCGGTCTGGCAGGCGGCCAGCGGCATGAAGACACCGCCATTCTCAAAGCCGTTCTCCATCCGGATCACGCCGGCGACCCTGTGCTTGCCTTGACCGAGCTCGACCTCGTCACCCGCCTTCGCCTTCAGGAATTCCGCGGCGCGTTCACCCAGCACGATATTCTCGCCTTGAAACCCGGCGATGGATCCGGAAAGCCACTCCGCTTTCTTCAGCCGTCCATCCTCCGCACGGATGCCGAAGCAGGTGACCACCGGCCGGTCGGGAGCGGTGACGATCGCGAAAAGCACCGGCTGCGCCTCTTTCACGAAGGGCTGCTTTTCGAGTTCATCGACCAGGCTGTTAGGGACGTTGCTGAAGAACAGGTCGGAGACGTTCTTCTCGAAAACCACGACCTCGGCATCGCTGCGCAGGATACGCTCGAACATTTTCACCGCGCCGCCGAGCAGGCCGACGACGCTGAGTATGGTGGCCACGCCGAGGGCGATGCCGGTGGCACCGATAGCCGTGCGCACGCGATGACGCCGCAGGTTCGTGAAGATAAGGCGCCAGAGGGACATGCCACAGGGTGTTAGACGGCGGCAGATGCCATGGATAGCTCCTGGCCAGAGGCGGGGGGCGCGACCCGTAGTGGCCGCAACATTCCCCAGCGTTCCACGGGGCCCGGAAGGGCGGCCTCGACGCGGTCGCCGGTCTCCTGCAAGCGGGTGAACCGTTTGAAGGCAGCCTCGGAACCTTCCGCCGCGACCAGATTGGGGCGGCCGAGTTCTTCATCACGCCCTGCGGATTTTCCGGAAACCGACTCGTGGGAGTGCACATCTTTCAAGTCATCGGCCGCTTGGTACGCCAATCCTCGTAGCAAGGCCAGGCGATCCAGGAGCTGGATCTCACGGTGCGTGGCACGACCGCACAGGGCTGGCAGACCTACGGTAAGACGGAGCAGCGCGCCCGTCTTGCGCGCCGCCACCGCGGCGACTTCAGCGGGATCCTGCCGGCCACGCCAGCCGCCGAGATCATACGCCTGCCCGCCCGCGAGCCCGTTGATGCCGAGACATTCATCGACCAGTTCGCTGGCTTCGTCGCGGCGCGCCAGACTGACACTTCGCATGCCTTGCCAGAGCAGGAAGTAGCCACGATTGATCAGAGCGAGTGCTGCCAGCAGCGCCATCGCCTCGCCGTGGACCACATGAAGGCACGCTGCGCCGCGGCGTGTGCGCGCGTCATCCATCGCCGGCAGATCATCGAACACCAGCGAAGCGGTGTGGAGATACTCAAGGCCGCAGCCCAGCGCCCGTGCCGATTCTTCGGCCAGTCCCATTTCAATGCTGAGCAGGTAAGCGACCACGGCGCGCACCAGCGATCCCGGCCGGGCCAGCAAGTCACCGACCGCCCCCGCCAGCCGGGGCTCGCCAATCGGCCCCATGCCCCGCCGGAAGCTGGCCGCCAGCATCTCGCGCGCACAACCGGCGCGTCGTTTCCACCAGATTTCCGCGTTCATGCTGTCAATTCACTTCACCGGTCAGATGGAAGCGCACCGTGAGCTTCGGATTCACCGTCATCACGGCCATCGACCGGATCAGGGGCAGGCCGAAGTCCTCGTAGTCGAGAGATGCCGTGCCATCGATGGTCATCCAGTTGCCCTCCTTTCTAGAGGTGTAGGGAAAGGAGATTGCCTTCGAGATTCCATGAATCTTGAGATTGCCCATCGCGTAGGTCTTGCCCTTGTCGGTCCACGTCTTGGTAAAGGTGAAGCTCCCCTCCGACCCGCCACCGCCGAGCCACTTGATCATCTCCTTGTCACGCTTGTCGTCCTCCGTCTTCAGATCGGAGAACTTCCAGGTCAGGTTCACGGAAGTCGGCGTGAGGGCCGTGTCATCGCCGGTGACCTTCGCGTCGAAGGTCGACAGCGTACCCGTGAACTCGTGGCCAGTGGCCTTGGCATCGACCTGGATACGGCTCTTGGTCTGATCGATCTTGAGCGTGCCGGCGGACGAAAGTAGAGGAAGAAGAATGAGTGAGCCTAGGAGCAGCTTCATGGTGTTACGGAGATTTGCTTGCTCCGTGATTCACCCGGTTCCAGCTTCTGTCCCGGCGAATCAGAGCACCAGGCTCACTGTTTCGTAACCAACCCGTTACCGATGAAAGTCAGTCTCAACAGCAAGCCGATGTCCATCCTCTTTGCCGTGGCCTTCGGAGCGTTAAGTGCCCACGCCGATCCCTACAAGACAGGGGATTCGGTGAAGCCCTTCACCGCAAAGGATCAGCACGAGCAAGCCTACACCTTCGATGCGAAATCGACTCGCTACCTGCTGGTCAGCCACGACATGGACACCGGCAAGAAGGCCAACGGCGCACTGACCGCGCTCGGCAAGGATCACCTCGCTGGCAAGAAGGCCATCTATATCGCGAACATCCATGGCATGCCCGGCGTCGGCCGCATGTTCGCCCTGCCGAAGATGAAGAAATACAACCACCGCATCATCCTCGGGGACGACGCGGCGTTGATCGCGAGCTTCCCCGAGCAAAAGGACAAGGTCACCGTGATCGGACTGGAAAACGGCAAGGTGAGTTCCGTGCAGTATTGGGATCCCGCCACCGAAGGCGTGAACAATTTCCTGAAGTGAAGAACAAGGAAGGGGGCACGTCGGTGCCCCCCTTCCCGGGTCAAGGGTGGCGCAGACGGAAGAACTTTCGCTCCGAATCCGGCACGATGTGTACCCGGCATTCGCCGTCCGCAGCTTCAATCTCCAACTCGCATTCCGTCCACCCCCCCGAGGAGAGGTCAGAGCATTCCTCGAGCACCCAGCCGGGCAGGCCGGCCGGCCAATGGAAGCTCAGGCTGCTTCCATCGTTCGTCATCACGGGATCGGGGACCACGAGATCGAAGTTGGCCGTCAGATTGCGAGCCGGGTTGGCCTTGAACTGGTAGGTCGAAGCACTGCTGACCACCGTGCCGTTCTCCGTCCAGTTGACGAAGCGATAGCCGGCTGCCGGCGAAGCCACCACTACGACGTTATTACCGTCCTCGAAGGTTCCACCACCACTGGTTCCTCCTGCGGTGGCAGGCCAGCTGCTTGTGCTGATCGCGTAGCCCCGCACAAAGCGAGCGGTGAGCGAAAGGTCGTCATCGAGCGTGAAGCGATAGGTCGCCTTCTCGCTCACCTTGCTGTTGCCGCGCTCCCATCGCTTGAAAAGATACCCCGGATTTGGCGCGGCAATGACAGTGACCTGGCTCTCATCGGCATAGTCGCCACCGCCGCTGACGGTTCCGCCGACAGATGGAGAAGCATTCAATGCGAGAGCCCACGTGCTGCCATCGTTGACCACGAAGTTGGCGGTGAGGTCGCGGTCCACCGACGCGGGAAAGGAATAGGTGGAAGTCGTCGCGACCTGCACGCCGGTCTCCGTCCAGTTCACGAAGCGATAGCCGGGACCGGCAGAGGCGACGAGTGTGACCGCACTGCCGTCTTGAAAGCTGCCCGCCCCCGAAACACTGCCACCAACCGCGGGAAAGACATTCGCAAGGATTTCCCAGGCCGGGACCTCCGCAGCGAAGTGGGCCACCACGGCGTGATGTACGTCCGCGGTAAATGTGTAGCTCGGCTGGTCACCCACCACGATGTCTTGATCCGTCCAATGGACGAAGTGATAGCCGGGATTTGCGACCGCCGTTAGATTGACCGCTTGGCCGGGGTCATACGCACCGCTTCCCGTGGTGATCCCGCCTGCCACCGGCTCCGCGATGGTATCGACCACCGCTTGCGGTGCCAATGCCGCACCCGCTTCCGCCACCATGATGGTATAGGTCTTCGCGACTGCCGGCAGGACAGCATCCGCGGCCTCGATGGTAAAGCTGAACTCACCCACCGCTACGGGCGTGCCGGACAGTATCCCCGTCACTTCATCGAATGCCAATCCATCCGGCAGATCCCCGCTGCGCATGCAGCTAAAGGGTGTAGCCCCCGGAATAACGACGAGCCGGTCGGGATAGGGCTCTCCCACCTCGCCATTCTGAAGATGTTCGGCAAGACCAACCTCCGCATCCGGATTGAATGCGGACATCTGCGAGCCGAGGAACTTGCCCACCACCTCGATGGTGGAGAAGTCGGTTTCCACCCCGTTCACCTCACCGACTCCGTCGCCGTGGATGCCATCCGGTCCCACGCCGTCGGTCGCCACCTCGCCGCTCTCCGCATCGAGCGGCCCCACATACTCGAAGAATTCATAACGGCGTGTTACCACTTCATCGCCATCCGGCAGGTCTTCCCCAGCCGCTTCCAGTTTTCCCTTCCTGCCACCGCCCACCGCATTGAACTCGGTCTGAAGAATCTCCCACTCGAACTCCACCTCGTCGGGCTCGTCGTTGCGCCAGTTGCGGTCGCCCGCATCTCCAGGATCGTCTGACACCAGGTCGCGCAGTTTCACCTCGCGGTTGTTGTGAGTGGTGGTGCGGATTTCCTTCACCCACACCGCGGGGCCGAATTCCTTCACGTGCACCTCGGGAGCCTCGGGCGGCTTGATTGCCGCCTGCACTTGTGCGGCTGCTCCCGCGACTGGCGGCGGGTAGTAGGTGAAGCTAGGTGTGGAAACCTGCACCGCGGGACCGCGCACCAGGGCTCCCGCGCCGTCATCCACCAGCCAGAAATACTTCACCGATGCAGCGTTCGCATTGATCCCCACGCCGAAGTGCTCGCCGCCGAAATTTACCGCCGGATTGGTGAACATGTGACCGTCCGTCGGCAAAATGGGCGCGGTGGGGACGGCGGTGTATGCCGACCAGGTCCCATCCGGCTTTCTAACAGCCGACCAACGGACCAGGCATCTCGGATGGCCCGGAATGGAATCGTCCTGCGTGATCTTGCAGGTGCCGTAGTGGTTCCAGTCGTAGGTGTAGGTGATACCCGTGCTCGGGCAGTCCTCGATCTCGACCTCGAAACCATGACACGCGGTGCCGGTATCGTTGACGACATCGAAGTTGTTGATGGTGCCGTAGGCAGTGCTGCCGCGTGCGGCGCTGCAGGCGACCAGGGCCGATCCCAATGAGGCGAGGAAAAGGCGGGAGGCATTCATGATAGTGGTTTCTTCTGGAGCGAAAGGCCCGTCGCCCATGGCGGGCGGCGGTTGAGCCTTCCGGAACGACTCCACAAAAACGCCCGGCACGCGGCGTCCACAAGGGCAGCCTGGTAACGAAATGGTAGGGTAACCAATCAGTTACCGACGAACATCCCATGACTCCCCCACCCTCCCCACCATGAACCGTCCCGACTGGATTCCTTTCCTCTCCAGTCCGGCGACTAGCCGCAT
This window encodes:
- a CDS encoding YceI family protein — encoded protein: MKLLLGSLILLPLLSSAGTLKIDQTKSRIQVDAKATGHEFTGTLSTFDAKVTGDDTALTPTSVNLTWKFSDLKTEDDKRDKEMIKWLGGGGSEGSFTFTKTWTDKGKTYAMGNLKIHGISKAISFPYTSRKEGNWMTIDGTASLDYEDFGLPLIRSMAVMTVNPKLTVRFHLTGEVN
- a CDS encoding ABC transporter permease, which codes for MSLWRLIFTNLRRHRVRTAIGATGIALGVATILSVVGLLGGAVKMFERILRSDAEVVVFEKNVSDLFFSNVPNSLVDELEKQPFVKEAQPVLFAIVTAPDRPVVTCFGIRAEDGRLKKAEWLSGSIAGFQGENIVLGERAAEFLKAKAGDEVELGQGKHRVAGVIRMENGFENGGVFMPLAACQTAFHKEGGSSVITVALAGGHDSSEVKEWIEEEYPRMTALENEEFSRSYSQFKILKTTAWVVGGCAFLLGGLSVTNTMILSVFSRIKEIAIARVCGFSRAQVAGMIFGESLAVCAFGIAGGWLLSLGGLRLLRAIPQLQGYIEPNIGWQEIVAAAVLALGTALAGALYPAWYAARLNPAQALRFE
- a CDS encoding cbb3-type cytochrome c oxidase subunit II, whose amino-acid sequence is MNAGRHALGWLVAGNAAGLWLSLLLLFPGLNHGEWTYGRWMPVHLNLQLYGWTALPLVGWLLAIYDVPRRWGSAATWAWTAALAAGTWSWLGGITSGKIFLDWKGGPLLAFTGALVFLWCVLVLGWWRHREAWSRVKARSTLAGLAALALVPWGMIQASSPAVYPPVNPGSGGPTGASLLGSTLLVVGLLMLLPRACRLDVKHPGAPWKTLVYFGACWITFIVAEAIGGSHHDPLQIIALGLLLPWPWLVLRDWRTFRWPERPHGWRVATLLWWALLVVSAWVAFLPGILDRMKFTHGLVAHSHLAMAGFTTSFCALLLRLTGNRFGGLSSAIAWNIAALTMVVVLAATGWAESAGVAWMAEAPPWRTVAFVVRALCGLVMFGASIHWWISWRPEPFPLTHETNRLAIEPGRRRDGRRDGTFADPDTVAGDEFALAPAPACGSGGLHGVDRSLRSVHGAVLRAVLAERDDRGSRMDDHGDRSRGGRRVSRRQHRDRRATGSLVGGGGDRRRGGRGSGDRAEGGLLAGVRLPLRAAGVVAMVYAHFLIFAQFAWVELMRAAGGTPTTEKIALGTMALAGIAAGFFTARRNTTPAVLQAAFVAAAISAAASSWAASMPAALCVSLLTGAAIGTMTVSLAPLLPRWCGLAWVGLGTGVGYALCNFPPVFLASPVQQAAFGAVFALLGAALVPRRAAIFSLSGNVPARHGMIAVIAAFTALVWLDSAAFFVIQHERDLKSATWGEPLLWRNAAVHVAAAVLAGLTLRRGFSVLLAIAWVILAAAAFAVDNPATRGLAGWIYPAGVSLYSAALVAWPGFFSPSAEPRTIARRAAWLYAVAGWFGSANGIGMAQSLHHVPASFVLVAGSVVLGALLLRRQQWPMAGAAVAVIFLARFQPSAPRPQPTVVANGRAVYIAEGCIHCHSRYVRPGSPDELPWGPASDLTGVLAEKPVLIGNRRQGPDLTNVGARRSVAWLKLHFLNPRDFAPRSPMPIYAHLFNDARGDDLIAFLRDVSAEAASSHAVAALTWTPKPKGPIPEGAPLFLNHCAACHGPVGHGDGKFAAALVKRPTDLDRGPFPWTSSGLDLENRLARTIKFGVPGTDMPGHETLDDAQIVALARYVAYLRLE
- a CDS encoding InlB B-repeat-containing protein, with amino-acid sequence MNASRLFLASLGSALVACSAARGSTAYGTINNFDVVNDTGTACHGFEVEIEDCPSTGITYTYDWNHYGTCKITQDDSIPGHPRCLVRWSAVRKPDGTWSAYTAVPTAPILPTDGHMFTNPAVNFGGEHFGVGINANAASVKYFWLVDDGAGALVRGPAVQVSTPSFTYYPPPVAGAAAQVQAAIKPPEAPEVHVKEFGPAVWVKEIRTTTHNNREVKLRDLVSDDPGDAGDRNWRNDEPDEVEFEWEILQTEFNAVGGGRKGKLEAAGEDLPDGDEVVTRRYEFFEYVGPLDAESGEVATDGVGPDGIHGDGVGEVNGVETDFSTIEVVGKFLGSQMSAFNPDAEVGLAEHLQNGEVGEPYPDRLVVIPGATPFSCMRSGDLPDGLAFDEVTGILSGTPVAVGEFSFTIEAADAVLPAVAKTYTIMVAEAGAALAPQAVVDTIAEPVAGGITTGSGAYDPGQAVNLTAVANPGYHFVHWTDQDIVVGDQPSYTFTADVHHAVVAHFAAEVPAWEILANVFPAVGGSVSGAGSFQDGSAVTLVASAGPGYRFVNWTETGVQVATTSTYSFPASVDRDLTANFVVNDGSTWALALNASPSVGGTVSGGGDYADESQVTVIAAPNPGYLFKRWERGNSKVSEKATYRFTLDDDLSLTARFVRGYAISTSSWPATAGGTSGGGTFEDGNNVVVVASPAAGYRFVNWTENGTVVSSASTYQFKANPARNLTANFDLVVPDPVMTNDGSSLSFHWPAGLPGWVLEECSDLSSGGWTECELEIEAADGECRVHIVPDSERKFFRLRHP
- a CDS encoding ABC transporter ATP-binding protein produces the protein MKGDPDMVEIHDVWKSFDRGRIEVLRGVDLRVRRGETVALCGTSGCGKSTLLNVIAGLEYPESGSVRTAGRMVGSERERVDLLRHKVGFVFQLHHLMPDLTLEENCFVPVIAAGGKRDDAMRLLHELAEATGVSHCLKQRVRELSGGERQRGALVRSLMNEPELLLGDEPTGALDEANREKVFAILLDLVRSKGRTLVMATHDLDLAKRCDRVLRMRDGHILDAA
- a CDS encoding polyprenyl synthetase family protein; the protein is MNAEIWWKRRAGCAREMLAASFRRGMGPIGEPRLAGAVGDLLARPGSLVRAVVAYLLSIEMGLAEESARALGCGLEYLHTASLVFDDLPAMDDARTRRGAACLHVVHGEAMALLAALALINRGYFLLWQGMRSVSLARRDEASELVDECLGINGLAGGQAYDLGGWRGRQDPAEVAAVAARKTGALLRLTVGLPALCGRATHREIQLLDRLALLRGLAYQAADDLKDVHSHESVSGKSAGRDEELGRPNLVAAEGSEAAFKRFTRLQETGDRVEAALPGPVERWGMLRPLRVAPPASGQELSMASAAV